A single region of the Triticum dicoccoides isolate Atlit2015 ecotype Zavitan chromosome 2B, WEW_v2.0, whole genome shotgun sequence genome encodes:
- the LOC119366031 gene encoding protein FATTY ACID EXPORT 7-like — translation MALLATTPLLAPLALSPAPISASQSSLLFLRAPALLSLRSASPGARLLAAVASKEPELGGGGSEGGDGAGSGRGGGGGSDPQGGGDEGEEGKMGDGLSMSQKLTLAYAALVGAGGVMGYMKSGSQKSLAAGGISALVLFFVHTQLPVRPVFASAIGLGISAALLSVMGSRFKKSGKIFPAGVVSLLSLVMVGGYAHGIMRSSHA, via the exons ATGGCCCTCCTCGCCACGACCCCACTCCTCGCGCCCCTCGCGCTCTCCCCGGCCCCGATCTCCGCCTCCCAGAGCTCCCTCCTCTTCCTGCGCGCCCCCGCCCTCCTCTCGCTCCGCTCCGCCTCCCCCGGCGCACGCCTCCTCGCGGCGGTCGCGTCCAAGGAgcccgagctcggcggcggcggatccgaagGCGGTGACGGTGCGGGATCTGGGAGGGGAGGCGGCGGGGGAAGTGACCCGCAGGGAGGCGGGGacgagggggaggaggggaagaTGGGGGACGGGCTCTCCATGTCGCAGAAGCTCACCCTCGCCTACGCCGCGCTCGTCGGAG CTGGTGGAGTGATGGGGTACATGAAGAGTGGAAGCCAGAAGTCATTGGCTGCAGGAGGCATATCAGCCCTGGTGCTGTTCTTCGTTCACACTCAACTCCCAGTGAGACCAGTCTTTGCGTCGGCGATCGGGTTAG GTATATCAGCTGCACTGCTGTCAGTCATGGGATCTCGCTTCAAGAAGTCCGGAAAGATATTCCCAGCTGGCGTTGTGTCCCTTCTTTCCTTGGTCATGGTTGGCGGCTACGCCCATGGGATTATGCGTAGCTCGCATGCGTGA